Proteins from one Roseovarius nanhaiticus genomic window:
- the mmsB gene encoding 3-hydroxyisobutyrate dehydrogenase: MKIGFIGLGNMGGPMAANLAAAGHDVAGFDPAGVTAEGVAAVDSSEAAATGADVVITMLPSGAILREVAAQIIPAMQKGAVFLDCSTVDVTSARAVADDALAAGLSALDAPVSGGVGGAAGGTLTFMVGGDEAGFAKAKPLFDIMGQKAVHCGASGAGQAAKICNNMILGATMIATCEAFALADKLGLDRQAMFDVVSTSSGYSWSMNAYCPAPGIGPQSPADNDYKPGFAAELMLKDLTLAQQAAEAVDADTPMGTAARAIYAEFVENEDGRGRDFSAMLPRLSARKRS; this comes from the coding sequence ATGAAAATCGGATTCATTGGTCTGGGCAATATGGGCGGGCCGATGGCGGCCAATCTGGCCGCTGCGGGCCATGACGTTGCAGGTTTTGATCCCGCGGGCGTGACGGCTGAGGGCGTCGCCGCCGTGGACAGCTCCGAGGCTGCCGCCACTGGCGCAGACGTTGTCATCACCATGCTGCCCAGCGGCGCGATCCTGCGCGAAGTCGCGGCACAGATTATTCCCGCCATGCAGAAAGGCGCTGTGTTTCTCGACTGCTCAACCGTGGACGTGACCAGCGCCCGCGCGGTGGCCGACGACGCGCTGGCCGCTGGCCTCTCGGCGCTGGATGCACCTGTTTCGGGTGGCGTCGGCGGTGCGGCAGGCGGCACCTTGACCTTCATGGTCGGCGGCGATGAAGCGGGTTTCGCCAAGGCCAAGCCCCTCTTTGACATCATGGGCCAGAAGGCTGTCCATTGCGGTGCCTCGGGTGCGGGCCAAGCCGCCAAGATTTGCAACAACATGATCCTCGGCGCCACGATGATCGCCACCTGCGAGGCCTTTGCGCTTGCCGACAAGCTGGGCCTCGACCGGCAGGCGATGTTCGACGTGGTCAGCACCTCGTCGGGCTATAGCTGGTCCATGAACGCCTACTGTCCGGCGCCGGGCATTGGTCCGCAAAGCCCGGCAGATAACGACTACAAGCCCGGTTTCGCGGCCGAGTTGATGCTGAAGGACCTCACCCTCGCGCAGCAAGCCGCCGAGGCGGTGGACGCCGACACGCCCATGGGCACCGCCGCACGCGCCATCTATGCCGAGTTCGTCGAGAACGAAGATGGGCGTGGCCGGGATTTCAGCGCCATGCTGCCCCGGCTGAGCGCGCGCAAGCGCAGCTGA
- a CDS encoding MFS transporter, protein MFKVLSGAWALLFGMMLLQVGNGMQGTLLGIRGEIEGFSTFAMSLVMSGYFVGFLFGSRMAPDMIRRVGHVRVYAALGSLISSVMLLYPSWTDPWAWGLARVLIGFCFSGVYVTAESWLNNSASNENRGKALSLYMIVQMIGIVSAQGLMIVADPGGFILFIIPSVLISISFAPVLLSVSPTPAFEATKPMTLLQIYKTSPLGCVGMFLLGGVFSAQFGMGAVYGGKAGLSVGEISAFVSAFYIGAMLVQYPLGWLSDKMDRRLLILISSAIVAVGAVAGMVFGAVFWMLLVAAFLVGGMSNPLYSLLIAYTNDFLQHEDMPAAASGLVFINGLGAIAGPVTTGWMMSVMGPPGFFLYIAVLGAAMAVYAAYRMTQRSSPAVIDPVDGYTPVMPSSSPMAVTFAQEYAIDVAEEAEEEAEQEARAASVA, encoded by the coding sequence ATGTTCAAGGTTCTGTCGGGCGCGTGGGCGCTTCTCTTCGGTATGATGCTCTTGCAGGTCGGAAACGGCATGCAGGGTACGCTTTTGGGTATTCGCGGCGAGATCGAAGGCTTTTCGACCTTCGCGATGTCCCTCGTGATGTCGGGCTATTTCGTGGGCTTTCTCTTTGGCTCGCGCATGGCGCCTGACATGATCCGCCGCGTGGGCCATGTCCGCGTCTATGCGGCGCTCGGCTCGCTGATCTCGTCGGTGATGCTGCTTTATCCGTCCTGGACGGATCCTTGGGCGTGGGGCCTGGCGCGCGTGCTGATCGGATTTTGCTTCTCCGGGGTCTATGTCACCGCCGAATCCTGGCTGAACAATTCGGCCAGCAACGAGAACCGGGGCAAGGCGCTGTCGCTGTACATGATCGTGCAGATGATCGGCATCGTTTCGGCGCAGGGCCTGATGATCGTGGCCGATCCGGGCGGCTTCATCCTCTTCATCATCCCGTCGGTCCTGATCTCGATCAGCTTCGCGCCGGTCCTGTTGTCGGTCAGCCCGACACCGGCCTTCGAGGCGACCAAGCCGATGACCCTTCTGCAGATCTACAAGACGTCGCCTCTGGGCTGCGTGGGCATGTTTCTGCTGGGGGGCGTCTTCTCGGCGCAGTTTGGCATGGGTGCGGTCTATGGCGGCAAGGCGGGACTGAGCGTGGGCGAGATTTCAGCCTTTGTGTCGGCCTTCTATATCGGGGCGATGCTGGTGCAATATCCCCTCGGCTGGCTGTCGGACAAGATGGACCGCCGCCTCTTGATCCTGATTTCCAGCGCGATCGTGGCCGTTGGCGCGGTGGCCGGCATGGTCTTCGGCGCGGTCTTCTGGATGCTGCTGGTCGCGGCGTTTCTGGTGGGTGGCATGTCCAACCCGCTCTATTCGCTGCTGATCGCCTACACGAATGACTTTTTGCAGCATGAGGACATGCCTGCCGCCGCAAGCGGCCTGGTCTTCATCAACGGCCTTGGCGCCATCGCCGGTCCCGTGACCACAGGCTGGATGATGTCCGTTATGGGACCGCCCGGCTTCTTCCTTTATATCGCGGTGCTTGGTGCCGCGATGGCCGTCTATGCCGCCTACCGAATGACCCAGCGCAGCAGCCCGGCCGTCATTGACCCAGTCGATGGCTATACGCCCGTCATGCCCTCTTCTTCGCCCATGGCCGTCACGTTCGCGCAGGAATACGCCATCGACGTGGCCGAAGAGGCCGAGGAAGAGGCCGAGCAGGAGGCGCGCGCAGCCTCCGTGGCGTGA
- a CDS encoding DUF924 family protein, producing the protein MTTPDDVLTFWLDEVGPKGWYAPTDELDATITERFADAWQSARNGTYGLWLTYPTGALAYIILMDQLPRNMHRGQGAAFATDRHGVAAAKAAIGRKWDMTIDEPARQFFYLPLMHSENLCDQERCIRLICERMPETGADNLLHARAHREVIRQFGRFPYRNDALGRKTTPAEAVFLKEGGYGHTLRQLQQKDAA; encoded by the coding sequence GTGACGACACCTGATGACGTATTGACCTTCTGGCTGGACGAAGTCGGACCCAAGGGGTGGTATGCTCCGACCGACGAGTTGGATGCGACAATCACCGAGCGATTTGCAGACGCCTGGCAGAGCGCGCGCAACGGAACCTATGGTCTCTGGCTGACCTATCCGACCGGTGCGCTTGCCTATATCATTTTGATGGATCAACTGCCGCGCAACATGCACCGGGGGCAGGGCGCCGCCTTTGCCACGGACCGGCACGGGGTGGCGGCGGCCAAGGCCGCGATCGGGCGCAAATGGGACATGACCATCGACGAGCCCGCGCGCCAGTTCTTTTACTTGCCGCTGATGCATTCCGAAAATCTGTGCGACCAAGAGCGCTGCATCCGCCTGATTTGCGAGCGGATGCCCGAAACCGGTGCCGACAACCTGCTGCATGCGCGCGCTCATCGCGAAGTGATCCGCCAGTTCGGGCGCTTTCCCTATCGCAACGACGCGCTGGGCCGCAAGACGACGCCCGCCGAGGCGGTCTTTCTGAAAGAAGGCGGTTACGGGCATACGCTGCGCCAGCTGCAACAAAAAGACGCCGCCTGA
- the lpdA gene encoding dihydrolipoyl dehydrogenase, with the protein MAPKSFDLIVIGAGPGGYVAAIRGAQLGMSVAIIERENMGGICLNWGCIPTKAMLRSSEVFHLMHRAKEFGLSVEKVDYDLDAVVKRSRGVAKQLSDGIGHLMKKNKITVFRGEATLPAKGKVSIKMDKGDDEELTAKNIVLATGARARELPGLEADGDLVWTYRHALQPVRMPKKLLVIGSGAIGIEFASFYNTLGAETTVVEVMDRILPVEDAEISKFAKKQFEKQGMKILQKTAVKQLDRGKGKVTAHIEANGKVEKHEFDTVISAVGIVGNTEGLGLEELGVKIDRTHVLTDEYCRTGVEGLYAIGDIAGAPWLAHKASHEGTMVAELIAGKHPHPVKAASIAGCTYSNPQIASVGYTEAKAKELGHDIKVGRFPFIGNGKAIALGEAEGMVKTIFDAKTGELLGAHMIGAEVTELIQGYVVGRTLETTEEDLMNTVFPHPTLSEMMHESVLDAYDRVIHM; encoded by the coding sequence ATGGCCCCCAAATCCTTTGACCTGATCGTGATCGGCGCCGGCCCCGGCGGCTATGTCGCCGCCATCCGGGGCGCGCAGTTGGGGATGTCCGTCGCCATTATCGAGCGTGAGAACATGGGCGGCATCTGCCTCAACTGGGGTTGTATTCCGACCAAGGCGATGCTGCGCAGCTCGGAGGTGTTTCATCTGATGCACCGGGCCAAGGAGTTCGGGCTGAGCGTCGAGAAGGTGGATTACGATCTGGATGCCGTTGTCAAACGCTCGCGCGGGGTGGCCAAGCAACTGTCGGACGGCATTGGCCATCTGATGAAGAAGAACAAGATCACCGTGTTTCGCGGTGAGGCGACGCTGCCCGCCAAGGGCAAAGTGTCCATCAAGATGGACAAGGGCGATGATGAAGAGCTGACGGCCAAGAACATCGTGCTGGCCACCGGCGCGCGGGCGCGCGAATTGCCCGGGCTCGAGGCGGATGGCGATCTGGTCTGGACCTATCGCCACGCGCTTCAGCCCGTGCGCATGCCGAAAAAACTGCTGGTCATCGGCTCTGGCGCGATCGGCATCGAATTCGCCAGCTTCTACAACACGCTGGGCGCCGAGACGACCGTGGTCGAGGTGATGGATCGCATCCTGCCGGTCGAAGATGCCGAGATCTCGAAATTCGCCAAAAAGCAGTTTGAAAAGCAGGGGATGAAGATCCTGCAAAAGACCGCTGTCAAGCAGCTGGACCGCGGCAAAGGCAAGGTGACCGCCCATATCGAAGCGAACGGCAAGGTAGAGAAGCATGAATTCGACACCGTGATCTCGGCCGTCGGCATCGTCGGCAATACCGAGGGACTGGGCCTGGAAGAGCTGGGCGTCAAGATCGACCGCACCCATGTGCTGACCGATGAATATTGCCGCACCGGTGTCGAGGGGCTTTATGCCATTGGCGATATCGCGGGCGCGCCCTGGCTGGCGCACAAGGCCAGCCACGAGGGCACGATGGTGGCCGAGCTGATCGCCGGCAAGCATCCGCATCCGGTGAAAGCCGCCAGCATCGCGGGCTGCACCTATTCCAATCCGCAGATCGCCAGCGTCGGCTATACCGAAGCGAAGGCCAAGGAGTTGGGCCATGACATCAAGGTCGGGCGCTTTCCCTTCATCGGCAACGGCAAGGCCATCGCGCTCGGCGAGGCCGAGGGCATGGTCAAGACCATTTTTGACGCCAAGACCGGAGAGCTGTTGGGCGCGCACATGATCGGCGCCGAAGTGACCGAGCTGATCCAGGGCTATGTCGTGGGCCGCACTTTGGAGACGACCGAAGAAGATCTGATGAACACGGTCTTCCCGCACCCAACGCTGAGCGAGATGATGCACGAAAGCGTGCTCGACGCTTACGACCGCGTCATCCACATGTAA
- the uvrA gene encoding excinuclease ABC subunit UvrA, producing the protein MAELKNIEVRGAREHNLKNIDVDIPRDQLVVITGLSGSGKSSLAFDTIYAEGQRRYVESLSAYARQFLDMMQKPDVDHISGLSPAISIEQKTTSKNPRSTVGTVTEIYDYLRLLFARAGTPYSPATGKPIEAQQVQDMVDRIMGMEEGTRAYLLAPIVRDRKGEYRKEFIELLKNGFQRVKVNGEFYELDEPPTLDKKFRHDIDVVVDRLVVKEGLETRLADSLRTALDLADGIAVLETAPSDGEPERMTFSEKFACPVSGFTIPEIEPRLFSFNAPFGACPVCDGLGVELFFDERLVVPDQNLKIYDGALAPWRKGKSPYFRQTIEAIAKHYEFDMKTKWKDLPAHVQQVFLHGSGDDEIAFRYDEGGRVYNVSRVFEGVIPNMERRYRETDSAWVREEFERFQNNRPCGACDGYRLREEALAVKIGPANGTPEQRLHVGQVVQMSIREALEWVTEAPATLSNQKQEIARAIFKEIRERLGFLNNVGLEYLTLSRNAGTLSGGESQRIRLASQIGSGLTGVLYVLDEPSIGLHQRDNDRLLQTLKNLRDQGNTVIVVEHDEEAIREADYVFDIGPGAGVHGGQVVSHGIPSAVAADPNSITGQYLSGTREIAVPAKRRKGNGKKLKVVKATGNNLKDVTAEFPLGKFVCVSGVSGGGKSTLTIETLFKTASMQLNGARQTPAPCETIKGLEHLDKVIDIDQRPIGRTPRSNPATYTGAFTPIRDWFANLPESKARGYKPGRFSFNVKGGRCEACQGDGVIKIEMHFLPDVYVECETCKGARYNRETLEIRFKGKSIADVLDMTVEDAQEFFTAVPSIREKMDALMRVGLGYIKVGQQATTLSGGEAQRVKLSKELAKRSTGRTLYILDEPTTGLHFEDVKKLLEVLHELVDSGNTVVVIEHNLDVIKTADWIVDIGPEGGDGGGEVVAVGTPEKVAAEPRSHTGRYLGPMLVPRKVAAE; encoded by the coding sequence ATGGCCGAGCTGAAGAACATCGAAGTGCGCGGCGCGCGCGAGCATAATCTCAAGAATATCGACGTCGACATCCCGCGCGACCAACTGGTTGTGATTACGGGTCTTTCCGGCTCGGGCAAATCCAGCCTCGCCTTCGACACGATCTATGCCGAGGGGCAGCGGCGCTATGTCGAATCGCTCAGCGCCTACGCGCGCCAATTCCTCGACATGATGCAAAAGCCCGATGTCGATCATATCAGCGGGCTATCCCCCGCGATCAGCATCGAGCAGAAGACGACGTCGAAGAACCCCCGCTCGACCGTTGGCACCGTGACCGAGATCTACGACTACCTGCGCCTGCTGTTTGCTCGCGCGGGCACGCCATACTCGCCCGCAACCGGCAAGCCGATTGAGGCGCAGCAGGTGCAGGACATGGTGGACCGTATCATGGGCATGGAGGAGGGCACGCGCGCCTATCTGCTCGCCCCCATCGTGCGCGACCGCAAGGGCGAGTATCGCAAGGAATTCATCGAGCTGCTCAAGAACGGTTTTCAGCGCGTCAAGGTGAATGGCGAGTTCTACGAGCTCGACGAGCCGCCGACGCTGGACAAGAAATTCCGCCACGATATCGACGTGGTGGTGGACCGGTTGGTGGTGAAAGAGGGGCTCGAGACGCGCCTCGCCGACAGTCTGCGCACGGCGCTGGACCTGGCCGATGGTATCGCCGTTCTGGAAACGGCGCCCAGCGACGGCGAGCCGGAACGCATGACGTTCTCCGAAAAATTCGCGTGCCCGGTCAGTGGCTTCACCATCCCCGAGATCGAGCCGCGCCTCTTTTCGTTCAACGCCCCTTTCGGCGCTTGCCCGGTGTGCGATGGTCTGGGAGTTGAGCTGTTCTTTGACGAGCGCCTCGTCGTGCCCGACCAGAATCTGAAAATCTATGACGGCGCGCTGGCGCCGTGGCGCAAGGGCAAGAGCCCCTATTTCCGGCAGACGATCGAGGCGATCGCCAAGCATTACGAATTCGACATGAAGACCAAATGGAAGGATCTGCCGGCCCATGTGCAGCAGGTCTTTCTGCATGGTTCCGGCGATGATGAGATCGCGTTCCGCTATGACGAGGGCGGGCGCGTCTACAATGTCAGCCGCGTGTTCGAGGGCGTGATCCCCAATATGGAGCGCCGCTATCGCGAAACGGACTCGGCATGGGTCCGTGAGGAATTCGAGCGCTTTCAGAACAACCGGCCCTGCGGCGCTTGCGATGGGTACCGCCTGCGCGAAGAGGCGCTGGCCGTGAAAATCGGCCCGGCGAACGGCACGCCCGAGCAGCGCCTGCATGTGGGCCAGGTCGTGCAAATGTCGATCCGCGAGGCACTGGAATGGGTCACCGAAGCGCCCGCGACGCTGAGCAACCAAAAGCAGGAGATCGCCCGCGCGATCTTCAAGGAAATCCGCGAGCGTCTGGGTTTTCTCAATAACGTCGGTCTGGAATACCTGACCCTCAGCCGCAATGCCGGCACGCTGTCGGGCGGCGAGTCGCAGCGTATCCGCTTGGCCAGCCAGATCGGCAGCGGGCTGACGGGCGTGCTCTATGTGCTGGACGAGCCCAGCATCGGCTTGCACCAGCGCGACAACGACCGGCTGTTGCAGACACTGAAAAACCTGCGCGATCAGGGCAATACGGTCATCGTGGTCGAGCATGACGAAGAGGCGATCCGCGAAGCGGATTACGTCTTTGATATTGGTCCCGGTGCGGGCGTCCATGGCGGCCAGGTGGTCAGCCACGGCATCCCGTCGGCGGTTGCCGCCGATCCCAACTCGATCACCGGTCAATACCTGTCGGGCACGCGTGAGATTGCCGTGCCAGCCAAGCGGCGCAAGGGCAACGGCAAGAAACTGAAAGTCGTCAAGGCGACGGGCAACAACCTCAAGGATGTGACCGCGGAATTTCCGCTGGGCAAGTTCGTCTGCGTTTCGGGCGTGTCGGGCGGGGGCAAATCGACGCTGACCATCGAGACGCTTTTCAAGACCGCGTCGATGCAGCTGAACGGCGCGCGCCAGACACCCGCGCCCTGCGAGACGATCAAGGGGCTGGAGCATCTGGACAAGGTCATCGACATCGACCAGCGCCCCATCGGGCGCACGCCGCGCTCGAACCCGGCGACCTACACCGGGGCTTTCACTCCTATTCGCGATTGGTTCGCCAATCTGCCCGAGTCCAAGGCGCGCGGCTACAAGCCCGGCCGCTTCAGCTTCAACGTTAAGGGCGGGCGCTGCGAGGCGTGTCAGGGTGATGGCGTCATCAAGATCGAGATGCACTTTCTGCCGGACGTTTACGTGGAGTGCGAGACCTGCAAGGGCGCGCGCTATAACCGGGAAACTTTGGAAATTCGATTTAAAGGCAAGAGCATAGCGGACGTTCTTGATATGACGGTTGAAGACGCGCAGGAGTTTTTCACCGCCGTGCCGTCAATCCGCGAGAAGATGGATGCGCTGATGCGCGTGGGACTCGGCTACATCAAGGTCGGCCAGCAGGCGACGACCCTATCGGGCGGCGAAGCGCAGCGCGTGAAGCTGTCCAAGGAACTGGCCAAGCGCTCGACGGGCCGCACGCTCTATATTCTGGACGAGCCGACGACGGGCCTGCATTTCGAGGATGTGAAAAAGCTCCTCGAGGTTTTGCATGAGCTGGTCGATAGCGGCAACACGGTGGTGGTGATCGAGCATAATCTGGATGTCATCAAGACGGCCGATTGGATTGTCGATATTGGCCCCGAAGGCGGTGATGGTGGCGGCGAGGTGGTGGCCGTCGGCACGCCCGAGAAGGTCGCCGCCGAGCCGCGCAGCCATACCGGACGCTACCTCGGTCCGATGCTGGTGCCGCGCAAGGTGGCGGCAGAATAG
- a CDS encoding AI-2E family transporter, which translates to MSAEKRIYVPLIGIFLVLLGAALVEAANFLIPVTAALLSYFVFSRPRRALERMGLPSMVIAALFTSILFVGVGIAIAWFAEPVANLIDDMPRLMREMQYKLGESTGALAKVNDAAKAIDDAVGGGGEKTAMEVEVVSETSTSVTILTMAPRVLSQVIFAIFLTFFLIGSGDFFTKRMVESLPKLKDKRHAVEIVKTIEDRLGRYLGGIAIINAGLGLSIGAAMFAWGVPNAIALGVMGFALNFVPFLGAVAGACVAALVAFVSLDTGWEAVGVFATYMALTSIEGQIVTPLAISRRMQLNTPILFLVVAFFAYIWSVVGMVVAVPILIVTKIVCDEIEGLHALGHFLGDASDRPNSKARTAA; encoded by the coding sequence ATGAGCGCGGAAAAACGCATATACGTGCCGCTCATCGGGATATTTCTCGTCCTTCTGGGCGCAGCTCTGGTCGAGGCGGCGAATTTTCTTATCCCCGTCACTGCCGCCCTTCTGTCCTATTTCGTCTTTAGTCGCCCTCGCCGCGCGCTCGAGCGAATGGGATTGCCCAGCATGGTGATCGCGGCGCTTTTCACCTCAATCCTTTTCGTCGGCGTCGGCATCGCCATTGCGTGGTTTGCCGAGCCGGTTGCCAACCTCATCGATGATATGCCGCGCCTGATGCGCGAGATGCAGTACAAACTGGGCGAGAGCACCGGCGCATTGGCCAAGGTCAATGACGCCGCCAAGGCGATTGATGACGCGGTCGGCGGAGGCGGCGAAAAAACCGCGATGGAAGTCGAGGTCGTCTCTGAAACCTCAACCTCAGTCACCATTCTCACCATGGCGCCACGAGTGCTGAGCCAAGTGATCTTTGCGATTTTTCTGACATTCTTTCTTATCGGGTCGGGCGATTTCTTTACCAAGCGTATGGTCGAGAGCCTGCCCAAGCTCAAGGACAAGCGCCACGCGGTAGAGATCGTCAAGACTATCGAGGATCGGCTGGGCCGCTATTTGGGCGGAATCGCGATCATCAACGCGGGGCTTGGCCTCTCCATCGGGGCCGCGATGTTTGCCTGGGGCGTTCCGAATGCCATCGCGCTTGGCGTCATGGGGTTCGCGCTCAACTTCGTGCCTTTCCTCGGGGCCGTGGCGGGCGCCTGTGTCGCGGCGCTGGTCGCATTCGTGTCGCTCGATACCGGGTGGGAGGCCGTGGGCGTCTTTGCAACGTACATGGCGCTGACTTCGATTGAAGGGCAGATCGTGACGCCGCTGGCGATCTCGCGGCGGATGCAACTGAACACACCGATCCTCTTTCTGGTCGTGGCGTTCTTTGCCTACATCTGGTCGGTGGTCGGCATGGTCGTGGCCGTGCCCATCCTGATCGTGACAAAGATCGTCTGCGACGAAATCGAGGGGCTGCACGCGCTGGGTCATTTCCTTGGGGACGCGTCGGACCGGCCCAATTCCAAGGCGCGCACTGCCGCATGA
- a CDS encoding methyltransferase domain-containing protein, with translation MPSLNRIVMQRTSREWLEALPLAAMDAAEISGKNGRRYDFQSYTRFRYPEHDICNGPFLSDDGLVQKFDIVLANQVWEHLDRPYAATRNVLRMLRMGGYFWLAVPFFVRYHGAPYDCSRWTARGLKNLLIEAGFDEAHIKAEQWGNRRAAARNLEDKWPPDYDPATDDLANDPDYPICSWALAQKV, from the coding sequence GTGCCGTCGCTCAACCGGATCGTGATGCAGCGAACCTCGCGCGAGTGGCTCGAGGCGCTGCCTCTGGCCGCGATGGATGCGGCCGAGATCTCGGGCAAGAACGGGCGGCGCTACGACTTTCAGAGTTACACGCGTTTTCGCTATCCCGAACATGATATCTGCAACGGCCCTTTCCTGTCGGACGACGGACTGGTGCAGAAGTTCGATATCGTGCTGGCCAATCAGGTGTGGGAGCATCTGGACCGCCCCTATGCCGCTACACGCAACGTGCTGCGCATGCTGAGAATGGGCGGCTATTTCTGGCTCGCTGTGCCATTCTTCGTGCGCTACCACGGCGCGCCCTATGATTGCAGCCGCTGGACGGCGCGCGGCCTCAAGAATTTGCTGATAGAGGCGGGTTTCGACGAGGCCCATATCAAGGCCGAGCAATGGGGCAATCGGCGTGCGGCGGCCCGCAACCTCGAGGATAAGTGGCCACCTGATTATGATCCGGCGACGGATGATTTGGCGAACGATCCTGACTATCCGATCTGCTCCTGGGCGCTGGCGCAGAAGGTTTAA
- a CDS encoding EAL domain-containing protein — translation MTAPIAPDPSIDPATDPAALLSSALQIKSRSGDETIDAALDFVRTHLGMEVAYLSEFVGDDLIFRAVSAPGFEEMAHVGGSMPLDQVYCRHILAGRLPELIPDTADEPLCLDLPLTTAIPIKSHVSVPIRRRDGSPYGMFCCLSRTAKPDLTERDLDVMRAFAGLSAEHVNDKIASRVAHDSAYDAITAILQEKAFDIVYQPIMDAAARTPKGFEALCRFRAEPYRPPNQWFDDAQKVGLHIELELSAIKAALSALPSLPAHVYLSVNASPATVASGRLVSAFAGLPAERIVLEMTEHAMVEDYDHLLRELDKLRFRGVRLAIDDAGAGYSGLQHIVRLHPDIIKLDMSLTSSIDGDIVRRSLAAALVRFAVEIDAAIVAEGIETEAELDTLHALGVPLAQGYFLGRPADLDAAKAWFLRRDLTKQNAM, via the coding sequence ATGACAGCCCCTATCGCGCCCGACCCATCCATTGATCCTGCCACAGATCCCGCCGCGTTGTTGTCCTCGGCCCTGCAAATCAAATCTCGCAGCGGGGACGAGACGATCGACGCGGCACTTGATTTCGTACGCACGCATCTGGGGATGGAAGTCGCATACCTGTCAGAGTTTGTCGGCGACGATCTGATCTTTCGGGCCGTCAGCGCGCCGGGCTTCGAAGAGATGGCTCATGTCGGTGGCTCCATGCCGCTGGATCAGGTCTATTGCCGCCATATCCTGGCGGGCCGCCTGCCCGAACTGATCCCCGACACCGCCGACGAGCCGCTTTGCCTGGATCTGCCCCTGACAACGGCCATTCCCATCAAAAGCCATGTGAGCGTTCCCATCCGCCGCCGCGATGGTAGCCCGTATGGCATGTTTTGCTGTCTCAGTCGCACGGCAAAGCCGGACCTGACCGAGCGCGACCTTGATGTCATGCGTGCCTTTGCGGGGCTCTCGGCCGAGCACGTGAATGACAAGATCGCAAGCCGTGTTGCCCATGACAGCGCATATGATGCGATTACCGCGATCCTGCAGGAAAAGGCCTTCGACATCGTCTATCAGCCCATCATGGACGCCGCCGCGCGCACGCCCAAAGGCTTTGAGGCGCTGTGCCGGTTCCGGGCGGAGCCTTACCGCCCGCCAAACCAGTGGTTCGACGACGCACAGAAGGTCGGCCTGCATATCGAATTGGAGTTGAGCGCCATCAAGGCGGCTCTTTCCGCGCTGCCCAGCCTGCCCGCGCATGTCTATCTGTCCGTCAACGCCTCGCCCGCCACAGTCGCCTCCGGGCGGCTCGTCAGCGCCTTCGCCGGCCTGCCCGCCGAGCGGATCGTTCTCGAGATGACCGAACATGCCATGGTCGAGGATTACGACCATCTCCTGCGCGAGCTGGACAAGCTGCGTTTTCGTGGCGTGCGCCTTGCCATTGACGATGCCGGAGCCGGCTATTCGGGCCTGCAACATATCGTGCGGCTGCATCCCGATATCATAAAACTGGATATGTCCCTGACCAGCAGCATCGACGGCGATATCGTGCGCCGTTCGCTGGCTGCGGCGCTCGTGCGTTTCGCCGTCGAAATCGACGCTGCGATCGTCGCCGAAGGGATCGAGACCGAGGCCGAACTCGACACGTTGCACGCACTTGGCGTCCCTTTGGCACAGGGCTATTTCCTAGGACGGCCAGCCGATTTGGACGCCGCCAAGGCATGGTTTTTGCGGCGGGATTTGACGAAGCAAAATGCCATGTAG
- a CDS encoding DUF488 domain-containing protein, protein MDIRTRRAYDEMADNDGYRVLVDRIWPRGISKEDLALDDWIKEVAPSDDLRKWFDHDPSKWDEFQQRYFDELDGCDAAADLAKRARDGRVTLIFGAKDETHNNAEALRDWLRKKAG, encoded by the coding sequence ATGGATATTCGGACACGCCGCGCCTATGACGAGATGGCAGATAATGACGGATACCGCGTGCTGGTCGATCGGATCTGGCCGCGCGGGATCTCCAAAGAGGATTTGGCCCTGGACGACTGGATCAAGGAGGTCGCTCCCAGCGACGATTTGCGCAAGTGGTTCGATCACGACCCAAGCAAGTGGGACGAGTTCCAGCAACGTTACTTCGATGAATTGGACGGTTGCGATGCCGCCGCCGATTTGGCCAAGCGGGCACGCGACGGCCGTGTGACGCTGATTTTCGGTGCAAAGGACGAAACCCACAACAACGCCGAAGCGCTGCGTGACTGGCTGCGGAAAAAGGCAGGTTAA